One genomic segment of Nitratidesulfovibrio sp. includes these proteins:
- a CDS encoding bifunctional oligoribonuclease/PAP phosphatase NrnA codes for MTDTAASIAAILRAEDDILVASHANPDGDAVGSMAAVAHMLRALGKRFRLYNTSGVPQQYGWVDMGGPVARTWAELEGFTPRLAVILDCGDAHRVGGDLQGRLPELRSVNIDHHLGNPMFGTVGNWVEPHLAATCQMAGMLARELGVPLSGPLGEAVYLGICTDTGNFCYGSTSGELLELAAEIVRLGLAPGLFHDRLENNWSIGRMRLWGALMQGIELHCGGAVAVSVITDDMFALHGADKDDLEGYASQLRRLAGVRVSLMVRGDGAGRSKISLRSSGTDDVRVVAASFGGGGHRNAAGAELDMQPHEAARAVLAAIPAQLAPCGKEA; via the coding sequence ATGACAGATACCGCAGCAAGCATCGCAGCCATCCTCCGTGCAGAGGACGACATCCTTGTGGCCAGCCACGCCAACCCGGACGGCGACGCCGTGGGGTCCATGGCGGCGGTGGCGCACATGTTGCGCGCGCTTGGCAAGCGGTTCCGGCTGTACAACACCAGCGGGGTGCCGCAGCAGTATGGCTGGGTGGACATGGGCGGCCCGGTTGCCCGCACCTGGGCGGAACTGGAAGGCTTCACCCCGCGCCTGGCGGTGATTCTGGACTGCGGCGACGCGCACCGCGTGGGCGGCGACCTGCAGGGAAGGTTGCCGGAACTGCGCAGCGTGAACATCGACCATCACCTCGGCAATCCCATGTTCGGCACGGTGGGCAACTGGGTGGAGCCGCACCTGGCGGCCACCTGCCAGATGGCGGGCATGCTGGCACGCGAACTGGGCGTGCCGCTTTCCGGCCCGCTGGGCGAGGCGGTGTACCTTGGCATCTGCACGGACACCGGCAACTTCTGCTACGGCAGCACCAGCGGCGAACTGCTGGAACTGGCGGCGGAAATCGTGCGGCTGGGGCTTGCGCCCGGCCTGTTCCACGACCGGCTGGAAAACAACTGGTCCATCGGCCGCATGCGGCTGTGGGGCGCGTTGATGCAGGGCATAGAACTGCACTGCGGCGGCGCGGTGGCGGTGTCAGTGATCACCGACGACATGTTCGCGCTGCACGGGGCCGACAAGGACGATCTGGAAGGCTACGCCTCTCAATTGCGGCGCCTTGCCGGGGTGCGGGTATCGCTGATGGTGCGCGGCGACGGCGCGGGCCGCAGCAAGATCAGCCTGCGCTCCAGTGGCACCGATGATGTGCGCGTGGTGGCGGCGTCCTTCGGCGGCGGCGGCCACCGCAATGCCGCCGGGGCGGAACTGGACATGCAGCCGCACGAGGCCGCGCGGGCCGTGCTGGCGGCCATTCCCGCGCAGCTTGCACCCTGCGGCAAAGAGGCATAA
- a CDS encoding DUF503 domain-containing protein: MIIGVLTVEFELHGNDSLKGKRRIASSLKTKVRNTFNVSIAEVRNQDSLTRLSLAVVSVSNSERHLQSRLDKCLAMMEAVCPEEMVYSDIEFFAAE, encoded by the coding sequence ATGATCATCGGCGTGCTCACGGTGGAATTCGAGTTGCACGGCAACGATTCCCTGAAAGGGAAGCGGCGCATCGCCAGCAGCCTGAAGACGAAGGTCCGCAACACCTTCAACGTGTCCATCGCCGAGGTGCGCAACCAGGATTCCCTGACCCGGCTGTCGCTGGCCGTGGTTTCGGTAAGCAACAGCGAGCGGCACCTGCAAAGTCGGCTCGACAAGTGCCTGGCCATGATGGAAGCGGTGTGCCCCGAAGAGATGGTGTATAGCGACATAGAATTTTTCGCCGCCGAATAG
- the truB gene encoding tRNA pseudouridine(55) synthase TruB: protein MAVLPEQQHGLLVLNKPQGPTSAQCIARVKRLGQKKIGHAGTLDPMARGVLLVLLGHATKISGHLMADGEKVYLGTLRLGTTTDTWDAEGSVTATAPYDHVTPDDIRREVENWLGSTEQEVPPYSAAKHQGQPLYKLSRAGRETPVKTKTVEISRAQVVSCDLPSATFRVTCSSGTYIRSLAHSLGMRLGCGAMLTELTREYSHPFGIDEAHELDAVLAEPERLPERVIPVTRALPHWPKLRISAAQEAGVRNGMTVPYIPEAMAELPFAEGLKAIMLAPDDTPVALAETRIVNAQPVWTVLRGLWSQ, encoded by the coding sequence ATGGCTGTCCTGCCAGAGCAGCAGCATGGCCTTCTGGTGCTGAACAAGCCCCAGGGCCCCACCTCGGCCCAGTGCATCGCCAGGGTGAAGCGGCTTGGCCAGAAAAAGATCGGACACGCGGGCACCCTCGACCCCATGGCGAGGGGGGTGCTCCTTGTGCTGTTGGGGCACGCCACAAAGATTTCCGGCCACCTGATGGCCGACGGCGAAAAGGTGTACCTTGGCACCCTTCGCCTTGGTACCACCACCGACACGTGGGACGCGGAAGGCAGCGTGACGGCCACCGCCCCGTACGACCACGTGACCCCGGACGACATCCGGCGCGAGGTGGAAAACTGGCTGGGCAGCACCGAACAGGAAGTGCCGCCTTACTCCGCCGCCAAGCACCAGGGGCAGCCCCTTTACAAGCTGTCCCGTGCCGGGCGCGAGACGCCGGTAAAGACGAAGACCGTCGAAATTTCGCGGGCACAGGTCGTATCGTGCGACCTGCCGTCCGCGACCTTCCGGGTAACGTGCAGTTCCGGCACCTACATACGGTCCCTGGCCCACAGCTTGGGGATGCGTTTAGGGTGCGGCGCCATGCTTACGGAACTGACCCGGGAGTACAGTCACCCGTTCGGTATTGACGAGGCGCACGAGCTTGATGCCGTGCTCGCCGAGCCCGAGCGGTTGCCGGAGCGGGTCATACCCGTCACGCGTGCCCTGCCCCACTGGCCCAAGCTGCGCATCAGCGCGGCGCAGGAAGCCGGGGTGCGCAACGGAATGACCGTGCCGTACATTCCCGAAGCCATGGCGGAACTGCCATTCGCGGAAGGATTGAAGGCCATCATGCTCGCTCCGGACGACACGCCCGTGGCCCTGGCCGAGACGCGCATCGTGAACGCGCAGCCGGTCTGGACCGTGCTTCGGGGACTGTGGAGCCAGTAA